CACCGAGGACTCGCCCGAACTCGACGAGGCCGCCTGAACCACGTCCACCTGGCCGGTCCCGCCACTGCGGAGACCGGCCAGGTGCTGACCCGAGGAAGGAGGGAGTCGTTGTGCTGCACCGCCGCTGGCCGTGGTGCCCTGCTCGCTGCGTCCGCATCGACGTTCCCGTTCCGGGAAGGCCGAGCCGATGAGCATCCCCACCGACCGTTTCGCCGACGTTCACGACACCGACCCACCGTTGCTCTGCGCCGCCTTGGCCGCAGCACGCCGGGGGCACGCGGTGCTCCCGCTGTGGCCCCGCTCGAAACGTCCCGCCTTCACCGACTGGGAGAACGCGGCCACCACCGATCCGCAGAAGATCCGCGAGCTCTGGACGGCCGCGCCGTTCAACATCGGCATCGCCTGCGGCCCATCACGGCTGCTGGTCATCGACCTGGACGGCGCGAAGGGGCAGCGTCCTCCGCCGCGGTGGGCGGGAGCGCGCAACGGAGGCGACGTGCTCGCCCGCGTGGCCCGCGAGGCCGGTCGACCGTTTCCCTCCGAGACCTACACCGTGGCCACGCCGAGCGGGCTCCACCTGTACTTCCAGGCGCCGCGGCATCCGGTGCTGCGGTCATCGGTGGGGCGGCTCGGTTGGCGGATCGACACCCGTGGTGAGGGCGGATTCGTTGTCGCGCCAGGTTCGATGCGCGCCGCCGGCTCCTACCGGGTGCTGTGCAGCGGGCCGATCGCCCCGCTTCCCCAGTGGCTCCACAAGGCTCTGACGCCACCTGCCCTGGTGGAGACAACATCGACTTCGGTCGAGCCAGGGCGCATGGAGCGGTACGTGGCAGCCGCCCTCACCGCCGAGTGCCAAGCAGTGGCGACCGCCGCTGTCGGTGCCCGGCACACCACGCTGCTGCATGCCGCGATCTCCCTCGGCACGCTCGTCGGCGCTGATGCACTGGATATCGATGATGTCCGCAGCGCGCTGCGGAATGCTGCCGCGAAGCACGACGCGGACTTCCCCGCCTCGGAGGTCCACCGCACGATCGAAGACGGACTCGCCTACGGCGTTCGACGCCCCCGCGCACTGCTACCTCGGGCCGCGCGGGACAGCGCAACCGCACACATCCGAGGCGCATAGCGGCCAACCAGGGACTTCAGCGATGTTTCACG
This window of the Saccharopolyspora gloriosae genome carries:
- a CDS encoding bifunctional DNA primase/polymerase, which codes for MSIPTDRFADVHDTDPPLLCAALAAARRGHAVLPLWPRSKRPAFTDWENAATTDPQKIRELWTAAPFNIGIACGPSRLLVIDLDGAKGQRPPPRWAGARNGGDVLARVAREAGRPFPSETYTVATPSGLHLYFQAPRHPVLRSSVGRLGWRIDTRGEGGFVVAPGSMRAAGSYRVLCSGPIAPLPQWLHKALTPPALVETTSTSVEPGRMERYVAAALTAECQAVATAAVGARHTTLLHAAISLGTLVGADALDIDDVRSALRNAAAKHDADFPASEVHRTIEDGLAYGVRRPRALLPRAARDSATAHIRGA